In Hemicordylus capensis ecotype Gifberg chromosome 13, rHemCap1.1.pri, whole genome shotgun sequence, a single window of DNA contains:
- the LOC128336627 gene encoding mesothelin-like protein: MARLLTRSNLTANFSSYSPDVLLFFPLDQVKDLVCKAFYTVASQGDLSLLANGSAQRTHLLENALSCFGVGNASLSKEQLQALGAFVCDMGAATIGFSDPSILENLKRCPDLTASQKTALNTLLSSGKTSSGAPQSWDEETLEDLGPLALYINRTTWGSINQEERTIFLRNVAEGYGSQSASQREKTLLFLTEVGPNPASSPRRKRATESCQSTPITASTLEDDLLILQYDSAQQFDACLSNEVLRDNLASLLDQPLPNDYLLVIKRKLDEIYNGEIPEDQLALLGYLSRLYSADEIGGWNVTSSDTLTALLNRNNGAWEPAQLRRLVGRYLELGGTLTGPLLDVLEGPYLCLLDEDQLQQISPEAIAHTGKLDLSSCSQGKKDILYQKAHTAFASQEGTDAYYPLIQPYLGGAPVEDLKALAASEVAMDINTFINLNPEELKELSVQDVRGLLGIHLPDLKEVENHTSVAMWIRAQLQSDLDTLGIGLQGGMMTPSSTEASSTAVGVPIASGPPSADTSVTPTMGSTLSAPSSTAPLGFKATTVTTIGIVPSADFPTSLMAASSKVTATSEETTTRSPATEADVNMTTPGEFTLDSSTATSNAVALPLVPVLSNVTSTSNETTTRAPATTSDFSTMAPGEITVESNTTALPPILMDSTTAVPTTLIPVFSNVTSTSNETTTRPPATVTDFNMTTPGEITLDSSTATSNTVALPLVPVLSNVTSTSNETTTRAPATTSDFSTMAPGEITIESNTTALPPILMDSTIAIPTTLIPVFSNVTSTSNETTTRSPATETGTSAETAEAPSTTVTDDTPLPATTADTNTTFATTATISLTSTIGMHHTLHVNETTSSTNVTRATMPGLATMPSKGPSAPLKPMPNATSPALISKATEVIDRSPTTSSTSTVHAPETFHKTDVPPGSVPTQKTTLTPTETRRTTSRPAAATPPSYPTPNGYINVQPLSGSASKPALHWLFMTLTITAVISVLRMCL; this comes from the exons ATGGCCAGACTTCTTACCAGAAGCAACCTGACGGCAAACTTCTCCAGTTATTCACCAGATGTGCTGCTTTTCTTCCC GCTCGACCAAGTCAAAGATCTAGTCTGCAAAGCGTTTTACACAGTGGCTTCTCAAGGGGACCTAAGCCTGTTAGCCAATGGATCTGCTCAGAGGACCCACCTCCTGGAGAATGCATTGAGTTGCTTT GGAGTGGGGAATGCCTCACTCAGCAAAGAGCAGCTGCAAGCACTGGGGGCCTTTGTGTGTGACATGGGTGCCGCCACCATTGGCTTCTCTGACCCGTCCATCCTGGAGAATCTGAAACGGTGCCCTGATCTCACGGCCTCCCAGAAAACCGCCCTCAACACGCTCCTGAGCAGCGGCAAGACCTCGTCTGG GGCTCCCCAGTCCTGGGATGAAGAAACTCTTGAAGACCTGGGGCCTCTCGCTCTCTACATAAACCGCACGACGTGGGGTTCCATTAACCAG GAAGAGAGGACTATCTTCCTCAGGAACGTTGCGGAGGGCTACGGCAGTCAAAGTGCTTCACAGAGGGAGAAAACACTCCTCTTCTTAACAGAAGTTGGACCGAATCCTGCTTCCTCTCCCAGGAGAAAACGAGCAACAGAAT CTTGCCAGTCCACTCCCATCACAGCCAGCACCCTGGAAGACGACCTTCTCATCCTCCAGTATGACAGTGCCCAGCAGTTTGACGCGTGTCTGAGCAACGAGGTGTTGAGAGACAACCTGGCCTCTTTGCTTGACCAGCCTCTCCCCAATGACTACCTGCTTGtgattaaaagaaaattagacGAG ATCTACAATGGTGAGATTCCCGAGGACCAGCTGGCTCTGCTGGGCTACCTTTCACGTCTGTACAGTGCTGATGAGATCGGCGGGTGGAATGTGACGTCAAGCGACACGCTGACTGCTCTGCTGAACCGGAATAATGGCGCCTGGGAACCTGCTCAA CTCAGGCGGCTGGTTGGGAGATACCTGGAGCTGGGGGGCACCCTCACTGGCCCATTGCTGGACGTGCTGGAGGGGCCATACCTGTGCCTTCTGGATGAAGACCAGCTGCAGCAAATCAGCCCGGAAGCCATTGC GCACACCGGAAAGTTAGATCTCTCTTCTTGTTCCCAAGGCAAGAAAGACATCCTTTACCAAAAAGCGCACACTGCCTTTGCCAGCCAAGAAGGAACCGATGCGTATTATCCCTTAATTCAGCCATATCTAG gTGGGGCTCCAGTTGAGGACCTGAAAGCACTGGCAGCATCTGAGGTGGCTATGGATATCAATACCTTTATTAATTTAAACCCAGAGGAATTAAAG GAACTGAGCGTCCAGGATGTGAGAGGTTTGCTGGGGATACATTTACCTGATCTGAAAGAAGTTGAAAACCACACTTCTGTCGCCATGTGGATCAGGGCCCAGCTTCAGTCTGATCTGGACACCCTGGGGATTGGCCTCCAAGGAGGGATGATGACTCCATCTTCCACTGAAgccagcagcacagcagtgggAGTCCCTATTGCCAGTGGCCCCCCATCAGCAGATACCTCTGTCACTCCCACCATGGGGTCAACCCTCTCTGCCCCGAGCAGCACTGCTCCTTTGGGCTTTAAGGCGACGACTGTTACTACCATTGGCATAGTCCCCAGTGCTGATTTCCCCACCAGTCTCATGGCTGCCTCCTCCAAGGTAACAGCTACTTCGGAAGAGACCACCACCCGATCACCGGCCACTGAGGCAGATGTCAACATGACGACCCCTGGCGAATTCACACTAGATTCCAGCACCGCCACGTCCAACGCCGTAGCTCTTCCTCTCGTCCCTGTCTTATCCAATGTCACCTCCACTTCAAATGAGACCACCACCCGAGCACCAGCCACCACATCAGATTTCAGCACAATGGCCCCTGGCGAAATCACAGTAGAATCCAACACCACAGCTCTTCCTCCCATCCTCATGGACTCCACCACTGCTGTCCCAACCACCCTCATCCCTGTCTTCTCCAATGTCACCTCCACTTCAAATGAGACCACCACCCGACCACCGGCCACTGTGACAGATTTCAACATGACGACCCCTGGCGAAATCACACTAGATTCCAGCACTGCCACGTCCAACACCGTAGCTCTTCCTCTCGTCCCTGTCTTATCCAATGTCACCTCCACTTCAAATGAGACCACCACCCGAGCACCAGCCACCACATCAGATTTCAGCACAATGGCCCCTGGCGAAATCACAATAGAATCCAACACCACAGCTCTTCCTCCCATCCTCATGGACTCCACCATTGCCATCCCAACCACCCTCATCCCTGTCTTCTCCAATGTCACCTCCACTTCAAATGAGACCACCACCCGATCACCGGCCActgagacaggcacttctgccGAAACCGCAGAAGCTCCCAGCACCACCGTAACTGATGACACCCCTcttcctgccaccactgcagaCACCAACACAACCTTTGCCACCACTGCAACCATTTCCCTCACATCCACCATCGGTATGCATCACACTTTGCATGTAAATGAAACCACAAGCAGCACCAATGTCACAAGAGCCACCATGCCTGGTCTAGCCACAATGCCTTCCAAAGGGCCTTCAGCGCCACTCAAGCCCATGCCAAATGCCACTAGCCCAGCGCTTATCAGCAAAGCCACAGAAGTGATAGATAGGAGTCCAACAACTTCAAGTACCTCCACTGTCCATGCTCCAGAAACATTTCACAAGACAGATGTCCCTCCTGGGTCTGTTCCAACACAGAAAACAACATTGACGCCCACAGAGACAAGGAGAACCACCAGCAGGCCTGCCGCTGCAACCCCGCCATCATATCCGACCCCAAATGGCTACATCAATGTTCAGCCGCTATCTG GGTCCGCTTCCAAGCCAGCTCTCCACTGGCTTTTTATGACTTTGACCATCACAGCTGTAATCTCAGTCCTAAGGATGTGTCTCTGA